The following is a genomic window from Alphaproteobacteria bacterium LSUCC0396.
ATCCAACGTAGCATTCCAGCAATGCCGTGGATTTCCTCAGCGCCAGTATTTCTCTTGTTTTGTGGGGACAGTCGGCGCATTCGGGATGTTTGTGAATTTCACAATACCGACTTTGCACATGATCCACTGGATGCGCTTGTTAATGCGGTAGCGGATAGTGCGATTGTCTTGCAGAACTTTATCATTGCGGCTGAAGCGGAAGGGCTGGGCTGCTGTCCGATAAGTGCAGTTCGCGAGATCACTGAAAGCCTTGCAGACTTCTGCGCCCTTCCCGATGGCGTCTTTCCTCTTGCCGGACTATGCCTCGGCTACGCTGAAGATGATCCCGCCATCAGCGTCCGCTTGCCGGCGAGGGTCATTGTGCATAAAAATAGATATGACGCATCGTCTTTGGCTGATGAGATCGCTAAATATGACTGGCGACGCCAGCAAAAAAACCCATATAGAAATCAGCGACAGGCAGACAAATACGGGCTTTCAGAAGACTATGGCTGGTCACGCGACAAGGCGCGCCAAACTTCGACTACGGACCGCATATCCTTTAGCAATCATGTGCGAAAACATGGCTTCAAACTCTAGCTGTTACGAATCTGAAAAACACCGCTTTCAGTCGTTCCAGGCATATTGGCGACGCACGCTAACAAATGTTTTCAAGCCCAGAACGAACGGACAAATAAGACGGCGACCTTGGCGCAATTGCCGTTCATCAGAAACAGGTTGCATAGTCCGGATCAAACGCTTTTATTAATTAGGATCGAATAATCAGATAATCGGAAATTCGCCAACGATTATTCATCAAACAACAGGAATATTAAAAAAAACCTTGCACCACTATCTTAGAACAAACCGCCCCCTAATAATGGGACAAAACGGCGCTGTTGCGACCAACCATCCACAAGCAACAGCCATCGGCATTGACATATTGCGTTCAGGTGGCAACGCATTTGATGCTGCAGTTGCAGTTGCATTGGCACTCGGGGTTGTTGAGCCAGCAATGTCTGGCCTCGGTGGCGATGGCTTTTATCATGTCTGGCTGGCCAATACCGGACAAACCATAGTTTACAACGGTACTGGCCCCGCTCCAGAAGCCGCCAACAAAGACTGTTTTGCCAAAACTGGCATTCCAATATCGGGCCCACTCAGCACCTCAACTCCCGGTCTTGTCGGCGGGTTATCGGCGCTTCATCAGAACCATGGAACACAAAGCTGGTCACTGTTATGTAACGCTGCGGCTGAGCTTGCAGATAACGGATTTTTCGTCACCCGCGCCTACCAGACATTTGCCGAAGGCAACCTCGGAAAGCTTAATGCCAACCCAGTCAGCAGAAAAATATTTACCGATGATGGCAGTGTCCCGGCCGTTGGTGCAAAAATTATTCAGCCGCAACTCGCAAGCAGTTTGCGGCAATTAGGTGATGACGGTGGAGATGGATTTTACCGAGGCGCATTTGCAAGAGTATTAAGTGAGGATGCTCAATCTAGCGGACTGATGCTCACTGACTCAGATTTTGCAAATTTCCAGCCCGAAACCCAGCGCTCAATCAGCACAACATATCGGGGGTTTGAGATTTTCCAAACGCCGCCGAATTCCACAGGCTTTGTATTTCTGCAAGAATTAAAAATCCTCGAACAATTCGACATCACAAAATTTGATTATGGCTCAGCAGACCTCATTCATCTGATGGTAGAGATAAAAAAGCGCGCCTTTCTTGATCGTGAGCACTATGGAACCGATCCAAGGTTTACAGATACAAACGTTGGAGAACTTCTTTGCAAAGACCATGCGTCAAGCAAGGCAGCAACGATCGACATGTCAATATCATCAAAAATTCCATTGGTGCACGGCCAACAAAAATCCGCGAATACCACGTATTTCTGCATCATTGACAAAGACGGGAATGCTGTTTCTGCAATACAAAGCATAAACAGTGCGTTTGGTTCAGGTGTCACCGGTTCAAAAACCGGTATATTGTTCAATAATAGGATGGCATATTGGCACCTTGACGATGAACACCCCAATTTGCTGCGTCCCGGCAAGCGTGTCAGGCACACGATGAACGCCCCTATCATCACTCAAAACGGCAAGTTGTGGGGGGTGTTTGGCACACCAGGCGCAGATAATCAGGTTCAGATCAATTTTCAGGTTGCGGTCGCCTTGATGGATTATGGCTTTGATCCACAACAGGCCGTGGAAGTTGCTCGATGGACGAGTTCCCAGCCAAATCAAGCAGCCAATTGGCCGCATGACGGAAACTCATGCCTGACTCTAGAGCGCGGTATTGACAGCGACGTGTTGAGAGATCTTAAGCAGCGCGGCCATGACATAAAAATCGTGGCTCCGCTTGCTGGCCCCTGTAGCGTGGCCTGCATTCGACTATTAGAAAATGGCACAATGATGGCTGGCAGCGACCCGCGCCGTGATGGGTGGGCGGCGGCATATTGAATGGTTCAGCTTTATTAACATGATTGGCTCCGCTCTTGTACTCCTGGCGCGACAAGTTGCTATATTTTAGTATCGTGGCGTTAAATGCTTGGCAAAGATCAGAGAAGCTGGCGGTGGGATAATCGGGTTTGTGCTGCAAAAACTGCATGCCAATCATGCAAAAACAACCCTTCTTTGCAAAATCTATTGTCGCTAAGCCCTACAAATAGGGAGAGGGTTCGGTATGCGATAATTAAAACCCGAGGTGAATTTTTCTAGTCCAGTCGCAAATCATTGACTCTTAGCC
Proteins encoded in this region:
- the ggt gene encoding gamma-glutamyltransferase yields the protein MGQNGAVATNHPQATAIGIDILRSGGNAFDAAVAVALALGVVEPAMSGLGGDGFYHVWLANTGQTIVYNGTGPAPEAANKDCFAKTGIPISGPLSTSTPGLVGGLSALHQNHGTQSWSLLCNAAAELADNGFFVTRAYQTFAEGNLGKLNANPVSRKIFTDDGSVPAVGAKIIQPQLASSLRQLGDDGGDGFYRGAFARVLSEDAQSSGLMLTDSDFANFQPETQRSISTTYRGFEIFQTPPNSTGFVFLQELKILEQFDITKFDYGSADLIHLMVEIKKRAFLDREHYGTDPRFTDTNVGELLCKDHASSKAATIDMSISSKIPLVHGQQKSANTTYFCIIDKDGNAVSAIQSINSAFGSGVTGSKTGILFNNRMAYWHLDDEHPNLLRPGKRVRHTMNAPIITQNGKLWGVFGTPGADNQVQINFQVAVALMDYGFDPQQAVEVARWTSSQPNQAANWPHDGNSCLTLERGIDSDVLRDLKQRGHDIKIVAPLAGPCSVACIRLLENGTMMAGSDPRRDGWAAAY
- a CDS encoding nitroreductase family protein, coding for MAEKEPRKISDLIRERFAEPSDIGKDRLSSGTHATQLAHRSHRRFKNTPVAEETLQLLYACALSAPSKSDLQQTAIIHLDEPVARDFIQRSIPAMPWISSAPVFLLFCGDSRRIRDVCEFHNTDFAHDPLDALVNAVADSAIVLQNFIIAAEAEGLGCCPISAVREITESLADFCALPDGVFPLAGLCLGYAEDDPAISVRLPARVIVHKNRYDASSLADEIAKYDWRRQQKNPYRNQRQADKYGLSEDYGWSRDKARQTSTTDRISFSNHVRKHGFKL